A window of the Gossypium hirsutum isolate 1008001.06 chromosome A05, Gossypium_hirsutum_v2.1, whole genome shotgun sequence genome harbors these coding sequences:
- the LOC107903044 gene encoding pentatricopeptide repeat-containing protein At4g01400, mitochondrial, whose translation MSTLFSYLIKIYAEADLSQKALNVFYKMLEFNVFYKMLEFNVKSLPRHLNHILELLVSHRDFIMPIFSLFKIAYKYCVFPNTKSYNILIGAFCLNGDLSIAYKLFKKLFERGVMPNVESYRILMQGVCKKSQVNRAVDLLEDMLNKRFVPDSLSYTTLLNSLCRKKKLREGRAMYAVKVFAQPLQWKKSYQLLRNFRFQDNFKLGYQWYRPCLHHCNFSCCYDKLPACHHFFLGCVNRVNYIISGR comes from the coding sequence ATGTCGACTCTCTTTTCTTACCTCATCAAAATCTATGCTGAAGCTGATTTATCCCAGAAAGCTCTCAATGTGTTCTACAAAATGCTTGAATTCAATGTTTTCTACAAAATGCTTGAATTCAATGTTAAGTCTTTACCCAGACACTTAAATCATATCCTCGAGCTGCTTGTTTCTCATCGTGACTTCATCATGCCTATTTTCAGCCTTTTCAAGATTGCCTATAAATACTGTGTTTTCCCCAATACCAAATCTTACAACATTTTGATAGGTGCATTTTGTTTGAATGGGGACTTAAGTATTGCATACAAACTGTTCAAAAAATTGTTTGAGAGAGGTGTTATGCCTAATGTCGAGTCTTATAGGATATTAATGCAAGGGGTATGCAAGAAGAGTCAAGTGAATAGAGCTGTAGATTTGTTAGAAGATATGTTGAATAAAAGATTTGTACCAGATTCATTGAGTTATACTACTTTGTTGAATAGTTTGTGTAGGAAGAAGAAGCTTAGAGAAGGAAGAGCTATGTATGCTGTTAAGGTTTTTGCACAGCCATTACAGTGGAAGAAATCATATCAACTGTTGAGAAATTTTAGATTTCAGGATAACTTTAAGCTTGGATATCAATGGTATCGCCCTTGTTTACACCACTGCAACTTTAGCTGCTGCTACGACAAGTTGCCTGCCTGCCATCACTTTTTTCTTGGCTGTGTTAATCGGGTAAATTACATCATCAGTGGCCGATGA